The stretch of DNA GCAGGGCGGAGTGGTTATGCACAAGTGGAGTTTACCGCCATCCATCCGTTAATAAAAGGAGGTCATGGCCGTTCTTGTCATTTCGTCGCAAGGCTCTCTCAACCCCTCCTCTCAATAAGAGGTAATAGCACGGCAGGTCCGTGAACTTGCCTTGCATGTGACACTTTAGTCCTTAAACTTGCAAAAGCTAACTATGTAGTCCTCGAACTTGTCTCAGATGTGCATGTTTAGTCCTGGTCCAATCAGGAGCAGCCAAGTGGAGCCAGCCGGACCGGTCCGGTCGTCACTGGCCATTTTGCAGATACCCCCCTGACGTTTTGTCAAATAAACTGCTGGCCTCGCTTCTTGCCTGCACCCAGAGGCCACGATGCCCTGGGGTGCGTCCGTCGCCGCCGCGGCTGTGCACGCGCTCGACGCGCACCGGTGGCGCCGGGTCGGGGCGGCCCCGCTCATAGGTAGGTTCTTGTTCTCCGTCGTGGACGTCGGGGACGAGCTCTATGTTGTCGACGGCCGCTCCGAGGGGTCGAGCGCCGGCTCTGTCAAGACCAAGACGTAGAAGGTAGTCATTGTGTCCAGCCCCCTCATCGGCGCGACCGGCCCGGTCACAGCCGGTGCTGGGGGTGTTTGAGATGTCCGCCAGTCGCAGCTTTGTGCACGCCCGCGTCGAGAAGCATATCCGGCGCGCCAACACCGGCGGCAAGTTCCGGCTGGGAGGCACCTCCGCCGTGTACGAGGACCCGCATGGGCTCTCACTCCGGTGGCTCCGTCTTAGGGATGTACTGAACGAGGACACCGATTCCACTGGCCCACCTCACGGTCACGGCAAGGTTGCCAAGCAAGAGAAACAGCCAGCTCAGGCAAGGCAAGCTCTTATCGCTGTGGGTGGCCGAGGGCCATGGGACGAGCCCCTCGTGGCCGGCGAGATATACAATCCGATGACCGACAAATGGGTCGAGATCGCCTGGTTCCCCACCGACGTCGGCCTGGCATGCTCCGACGCCGTCTGCGGCGACACGTTCTACGTCTACTGCGAGTCTGACACGCTCATCGCCTACCATCTCGACGCCGGTTCATGGTCCGTCGTCCAGACGTCCCGGCCGCCGCCACGGCTCCGAGACTACACGCCGGCGCTGGTCTGCTGCGCGTCCAGGCTGTTCATGCTCTGCGTCTCGTGGTGTGACCCGGCGAATCGAAGGGACAAGGTGGTGCGGAAGGTGTTCGAGATGAACCTCGGCTCGACACCGCTGTTCCAGTGGACCGAGGCGTCCGTGCACCCGGACGCACCCATGGATTCCAACAGTGTTCGCCGCCGGCCAGGGCAGGATCAACTTGTAGAGATGTTCAGAATCTTCGGCAAGATCCTCGACTTCGCGACGGCTTGCCGGGTCTTGGGCAGCGAGCAGAGCTGGAGCTGCACCATGTCCTACTGCTGAAATCCTTGGCCGTGCTGCTTCTCTGAAGATCGCCGATGTGTACTCTGTTTTTCTTTTCCACTTACACTGATGATTTGTTTGTTGCCATGAGCTGCTGATTGATGTGCAACTCGGTAAAGCCATTCCATTCCATTGCATTGCATTACCTGCTGTGATTGTTCATGCTGAGTTTGTTCAATATgatttagagagagagagagagagagattgttCAGAGACGAAGAACAGTAGCGTAAGAGGTGTGCGAGGATCAGCTGTCCGACATCAGCAGCCAGGCGGCGTCTAACAACGAGGCATCCAACACCTCCTCCCGCCCCAAGCTCGCCCTCGACTTGTCGCTCACCGTCACCGCCGCCGACACCACGACCGCGAAGTCGAGCACCACCGACAGGACCGGCGGCGGGTGTTCACGTGCAACTACTGCCAGGGGAAGTTCTTCAGCTCGCACGCGCTGGGCGGGCACCAGAACGCGCACCAGCGGGAGCGCATGCTGGCCCGGCATGCGGTGCACCAGCTCGAGGCCTACCCCTACGGCTACGCCGATGTGGCCTCCCTCCAGCTCTATGGCTCGCCCGTGCTGTACCCCATCGGCATCAAGGTGCACGCACCGGTGCACCCCGCGGCGGCGCAGGCGGAGCGTCAGCAACAGGAAGCCGCCTCCCTCGCTGCGCCGGCGCGCGCGGGCGTTGCTGGGCCCGATGCCGTTCGTCATGGGCGACGACGAGGAGGTCAGCTTCGGGTGCCCCGACAGCTTCAGGCCACCACCGCCGGGCGCCGGCGTGCTCCATCTCCTCCACTCCGGCCACAACCTGGGGCTTGGGCAGCAGCGGCAAGCCGACGAGGAGCCTGACCTGACGCTTCAGGTGATATCCTTTGACAGCCACAAGGTATACTGCGGGTTGAAATCGACAGAAGACAGGGGGCTAAATGCAAAATGCACGGCGCTGACCGGCTCGGCCGAGCTGGCTCCACATGGCTGCATCTGATTCGTCCAGGACCAAATTTGCACCTTGGAGACAAGTTCGAGGACTAGATAGTTACCTTTTGCAAGTTTTAGGACCAAAGTATCACATGCAAGACAAGTTTAAGGACCTGCCGTGCTATTACCTCTCTCAATAAATACCCAAAAATATCACCACCCCTCCCCTCCCtccggagagagagagagagagagagggaaggagggaACGAACTGAACGCGCACGGCGACACATCTGGCGCTACGCTTCCTTTGGCTCCCAGCGCTCCTCgtacgcacgcacgcacgcacgcacgaaCACGCGCGGTGCCGGGGCCGTGACGCCTCGCCGGCGGTGGGGATGACGAGGCGGTGCTCGCACTGCAGCAACAACGGCCACAACGCGCGGACCTGCCCCGCCCGCTccggcgctggcggcggcggaggcggcgtgaGGCTGTTCGGCGTGCACCTCACGTCGCCGCCGGTGGCCGCGATGAAGAAGAGCGCGAGCATGAGCTGCATCGCGTCGtcgctcggcggcggcgggtccGGGGGCTCGTCGCCGGCCGTGGGGCCGGGGGGCGGCGCCGCCAGGGGAGGCGGCGAGGGCGCGCCCGGGTACGTCTCCGACGACCCCATGCACGCCTCCTGCTCGACCAATGGCCGGGCCGAGCGCAAGAAAGGTACCACTAAGAATAAGATCTTCCCTCAATGCCTTCTTTGCTCGTATCTTGCCTATCATCCTCCCGTTCGATGAGTGAAATGATTGGCTGGGCGGTAGAACATTCCCTCTCTTCTCCCCGGCGAATTACCTCCGTGAGCGACCGAGGAAAATGGCGTCTTTGTTTCCGCCATTAGCGCCCCGTACCGTCTCCGCATCTGTTTGCTTCTGGTTAACTCATCGCCTTCAGGTGCATCTACCTACCGCGGCGCCTCATGCAGCGCTTAGCCTTAGCGGTATGAAtgaataaaataaaaataaaacccGCAGCTAGGAGAGGAAAGAGACGATTTTCTTGTCGTCTCCCCCCATCATTCAGTGTTTTTAATCTCTAATTATTGAGTTAGCTTTCTTCAAATTCTGTAGTACAAAATTGCTTCAGGCACCGCATCTCGTGTACTACGAGAGAAAACAGAATTTTGTGGGTTCATCCCTTCTTTTTAGTTCCTCGTATACTTTCGCTTCTCCGGAGATTCATATGCAACCAAGATGCCATCCCAATGATAAGCAAACCTCCTTTAAATATCAAAGCGTGCCGAGTCCCAGTCCCATTGAAGAAACCAACAAGCGTTCCAAAACTTTTCTATTTTTCGTGCTTCCTATAAGCAATTATTTTGAGTGGGTGTCAATAATTTGAACACATGCTTAGAATTTGTTTGTTTGCCTGCTGATACCATTGTTACCATGCGATATTTATGAACCGTCCAGAATAGCCGACACAAATCAACACAAACGTACTACCTCCATATCTTTTCTCACCTGATTAAGTTAGATGCACATGTGCATCACACACCGGGCCTGTGTGGATCACATTGCGGAGCGACAGTGACTGGCCACGAATAAAGAGCCCCACAAGTCCCGCCCTGATGTCTCTTTGACCTTTATTTAATCACCTGATCCTAAAAGAATCTAGCCATATTAATTTCCAGCTGGTTTGACCAGTCCTAGATGTTTGCAGTGATATGCTATTTTATTGCATGATTGTACTCCCGCCCTGGGGTACTTTATTGTTGGCACTTGGCTTCAAAGGGACTGTAGGAGCCAAGTGCCCTTTTAGTTGCTTATAGACTAAGGTAGGTCTGTTAGAGTGTTAGATGTCAGCTTTCCTTTTCCTTTTGTGATATTGTATTTTGGTCTTAAGTCTTCTGTGCTAATGGTTCTAAAATTAATTGAAATATGCCGCTACAAACATTAGGAAAATACTTATGATGGAGTGCCCTTGTTTTACATGGGGCAACATCTTAGTTGATATACTGTAGAACTTTCCACTGGAATCACTCATATTGAATCAGGGAGACTTAGGGGGActgagatactccctctgtaaagaaatataagaccgtttagatcactaaagtagtgatgtaaatgctcttatatttgtttacggagggagtacagatTAAGTAGGCAACAATTTCTTTTCTGCTTTAGTCATTCAGAAAAGCTAGAATGGTTCTTTCGGTCTGTTTCACATTTTGGACCTTGTGGTGGTGTGGAATGTGCATGAACTTTGTGACCGACTGCGTAGAAAGCTGAGGCCAGACACAATGGTTTTCTGAACTGACCTTTTTTTTAAGGTAACAAAGCCAAAAGCTCGTGGTTTACATCAGGTTCAGATAGCAATGATGATTTTTCCTTTTTGAAATGTACATGGGCAAGTCTGCTTCGCTATGTTATTATTGTGAGTGCAGCTTCCAATCATAGACCTATTTGTGCTTCAGGTACACCTTGGACTGAAGAAGAGCATAGGTTGTTTCTACTGGGTCTGCAGAAGCTTGGCAAAGGAGACTGGCGTGGGATATCTCGTAGTTTTGTGGTCTCAAGGACCCCAACTCAGGTGGCCAGCCACGCCCAGAAGTACTTCATTAGACAGACAAACTTCTCAAGACGGAAGAGGAGGTCAAGCTTGTTTGACATGGTCCCGGAAATGGTATGCAACTTTTTGTTGTACATAATAACAGAGATTGTCTGCCTTCTCCACATATGTTAAACTACCTGCTGATACTTGTGCTTTCCTCTTCAACCTGAAGCCAATGGATGAGTCCCCCGATGGCGCGGAAGAGTTTACGCTCTGCAGCACTCAAGATGAAACAAGTAGTTCAAATAAACTGTCGCTGTTTCATCTTGGGCGACAGAAGGAAGCAGAGTGTGATAAAGATCTGCCAACTTTGCAACTAAGGCAGCACGAGGAATCTGAATACGGAGGGCCTTCATTGGAAGCACCAGATTTGGAGATGAACAATGGTGTATCGTTCAAGGCCGCATCTGTCTCGACAGTTCCAGCGTTCTACCCTTCATTGCTCCCTGTTCCACTAACACTTTGGCCTGCGAACGTTTCTAATGTGGAAGCAGCAAATGCAAGCCATGAAGTCCTAAAGCCCACTCCTGTGAATTTAAAGGAGGCAATTAAGGCGGATGAGGTTGTCAGTATGTCCAAGCTCAGCATTGGTGGGGGTACCTCTGGCTCAATGGAGCCTTCCGCTCTTTCCCTTCAGCTTACCGGGCCGACAAATACAAGACAATCAGCTTTTCATGTGAGCCCACCAATGACTAGAACTGACCTTAGTCAGGGAAACAACAGCCCAATCCATGCAGTTTGAAGAGTCATGGAATGGGCCTTCCTGGTCAAGTCTTACAGATTGTATTAATGGTCCTGATACTCTATAATGTTGCGTAAGCTCCTGCGCTTGTACTTTTGTACCGTAACAGCTTCTAAGCTAATGTATCACCAtcttatttattttttcattaaTAAAGGTAGAGGTACACATGTCAATGAAAATATCCTATATGCCTGTCAGTAAACTCACACTATTGCTACCTTTACGGATACACCTTCACTACTTTGGAGATTTTTGTATGCAAACTTTATAATTAGACATATGACTTCTTTCAGTCTACAAATTTACATATCTATGTGGGTGTactaatatttttttatattcctcTGTTTTCTTTTGAAATTTGACAGATCTGCTTGAAACATAAAGCTAATAGAATGATTTATGTAGGTTGTTGGTATATATGTTTTTGTAGACTGTTAAATTccttggccttctttttttgAAACTGGGTTGTTGGTATATTAGCTTTTAATTACCAAAGGATGGAGATTTTGCAGTTTTTCTGTTCCTTTTCTGCATTCGTCTTTGTGTCTTTGTAAACTCGATCCTCAGGAGGGAGGGCTTTACCCTCTCTTCCTATTTTTTAGCACTAAAATGTCAGTTCTCATGCCGATTTTCACTAAAAAATAAGCTGAGATGGAGAAAACTGAAGCACCAGATCGGCAGCAGTATTCCTTTGGTTTGTCGCATTGTTTTGAAGAAACATCTATTTGCTCAATTTTAGTCTTGCAAAAATTCGAGCTGAAGTATTAAGCGAATGCCAATCATTGTGTTTGACTTGATATCGTCTTCTTGATAGCCTATTTGCAGAACGTTAAATGTCTGGAACGCCTGTCTCATGTGCAATTGTGTCCTCTGCTGCTATCCGTTAGCCGCGTCTCTTGCTTACTGATATACCAATAATTAATCTTTATTCTCAAAGGAAGCCACTTATGCTCCATTATGTTTGATATGGATGCCACAGGTCACTCCAGAAGATGAAGGGGAACATGCCGCAGTGCAACCCGGGTCAGGGACTCATTTCTCAGTAATGAAGCAAGAAGGCAAGAATTTGTGCCAAATCGAACGAAGTATAGAAGGTGCTCATGCAAACGCAATCGAGGGCACGGCTGAGTACATGGAACAGAGGCGTGCAGCTACGAGTGGCTGAAATGCTGACTGCCGACTCAGTCACCAACTTGTGCCATGTCGTCCACTCATGCCGAAAAGCAAGAACGTTTTCCTTGCGCCGATTTGAAACGGGCGCGGGTGTTCCCAAGAAAGAGTGAATTGCACATAACCGTAAGAATTGAGTCACCAGTTTCACATTACCACAAATTTTGTACTGTCAGCTTCAGTAAAATTATTACAACTTTTGTGGCAAATTCATTAACCAGGCAGCTAATTTGACAAAGCTGGCCCACATGCCAGGTTCTAGATGGATTGGCACTGATATGTGGTTCAGCCTCGTCAGTTCCGCTATTAACCGTGCAGTTAGTGACTTGACTTCAGCACAAAAGTTGCTGTTTTGTGCAAATTGGCATCCACACAAGTCATGGTTCTGTAAAATAGTGACACAATTGTTGTCGTTCGGTACAATTTACTCAGATTTTTGTTGTTTCTGCCCACCAGGCACCAGCAAGAGAAGGGCTGTCAAAGTGTCCAGTGATGCCCACAAGAACTCACACAACGGTAAATCAGGCTGCCCCAGCTAGTGGCAAGCCAACATTAAGGCAAGAATTGCATCAGGACAGAGTGTCGAAACGCATACAAAAATAATAATCCAGATGTCATGTGTCTTATGGATGCACTTGCAGGGGAATTATATTTGCTACTACCAAGTCTGAACATGTCCCCAGTATAATGACAATACTTGAGCATTAGAAAATCAAACACAAACAAACTTGAGCAGAGGTACCAGCAAACCACAAAGCGCGGCTATTTCACATACACATAGGCATTCAGAAATGACATAGACATCCAGATAACAAACATCCTATAATACTTAAGTAGTTAGGAGTGATGACACCCCATCAAGAGAAAGTGCTATTCAGTCACCTTCATACTCAACGTCCTCAGCTgccatgaactcccactggaagCAATTTGGACCCAAAAGGCTTCCGGGGATGTCCAGAGTCGACCAGGTTACCTTCACCTCTACAGCGGCCAGCCCAAGCTTGAAAACGGAGACATGGTTTCCATGCTTTTGAACAGGGAAGGTGCAGCTACGACTGAAAGCGCAATCACCCGAGCCACCAGTCTGATCGAGCATCAACGATACAAGCAACTGACCTCCCTTCGCCACGGCAAGCACAGTCCTGCAAAGCTCAGTCGCCTCGGCGGCGACAACTCCGTCAAACAGCTGGATCTGCGCGCTCAACTCCTTGGTGTAAAACAATGCTGCGTTCAGCCTTATCAAGCCACTGTCCTGTGCCAGCTCTGATATCCCAACCTGCACGGTGGCCTCCGCGGCG from Triticum urartu cultivar G1812 chromosome 3, Tu2.1, whole genome shotgun sequence encodes:
- the LOC125542922 gene encoding transcription factor MYBS3-like gives rise to the protein MTRRCSHCSNNGHNARTCPARSGAGGGGGGVRLFGVHLTSPPVAAMKKSASMSCIASSLGGGGSGGSSPAVGPGGGAARGGGEGAPGYVSDDPMHASCSTNGRAERKKGTPWTEEEHRLFLLGLQKLGKGDWRGISRSFVVSRTPTQVASHAQKYFIRQTNFSRRKRRSSLFDMVPEMPMDESPDGAEEFTLCSTQDETSSSNKLSLFHLGRQKEAECDKDLPTLQLRQHEESEYGGPSLEAPDLEMNNGVSFKAASVSTVPAFYPSLLPVPLTLWPANVSNVEAANASHEVLKPTPVNLKEAIKADEVVSMSKLSIGGGTSGSMEPSALSLQLTGPTNTRQSAFHVSPPMTRTDLSQGNNSPIHAV